Proteins encoded in a region of the Rutidosis leptorrhynchoides isolate AG116_Rl617_1_P2 chromosome 9, CSIRO_AGI_Rlap_v1, whole genome shotgun sequence genome:
- the LOC139867883 gene encoding secreted RxLR effector protein 161-like, producing MKVDKDEDGIKINDTYYKQIIGSLMYLTASRPDIMFAVSLISRFMSKPTQFHLTIAKRILRYIRATQDYGIFYKRGCSSKLIGYTDSDYAGDVEDSKSTSGYVFMMCGGAVAWSSRKQPIVTLSTTKAEFVAAVSFATQAIWMQKILKEIGHEQSDGVIIMCDNNSTIQLSRNPVFNGRTKHIRVRYHWLRDLTKEGVIYLEFCGTHDQLADIMTKQIKVESFQKLRLAMGICAASSLN from the coding sequence ATGAAGGTGGACAAAGATGAAGATGGCATAAAGATAAATGATACGTATTATAAACAGATTATAGGAAGTCTCATGTATCTCACAGCTTCAAGACCTGACATTATGTTCGCTGTAAGTTTGATAAGCCGGTTTATGTCTAAACCTACTCAATTTCATCTTACAATAGCAAAAAGAATATTGAGGTACATTCGAGCTACACAAGATTATGGCATTTTTTATAAAAGAGGATGTTCTAGTAAGTTGATTGGTTACACTGATAGTGACTATGCCGGAGATGTTGAAGATAGTAAAAGCACATCGGGTTATGTATTCATGATGTGCGGAGGAGCCGTTGCTTGGTCTTCTAGGAAGCAACCTATTGTCACATTGTCGACTACAAAAGCTGAATTTGTAGCAGCGGTTTCATTTGCCACTCAAGCAATTTGGATGCAAAAGATTTTGAAGGAAATTGGTCATGAACAAAGTGATGGGGTAATCATAATGTGTGACAACAACTCAACCATACAGCTGTCCAGAAACCCTGTCTTTAATGGACGTACAAAACATATTAGGGTACGTTATCATTGGCTACGTGATCTTACCAAGGAAGGTGTGATTTATCTGGAGTTTTGTGGCACACATGATCAATTAGCTGACATCATGACAAAGCAGATCAAGGTGGAAAGTTTTCAGAAGCTTCGTTTGGCCATGGGTATTTGTGCAGCTTCTAGTTTGAACTAA